The following coding sequences lie in one Oryza brachyantha chromosome 10, ObraRS2, whole genome shotgun sequence genomic window:
- the LOC102706132 gene encoding expansin-B6 isoform X2 has translation MAGASAKAAAMVLSVLLTYDLAAGVGYTNDWLPAKATWYGQPNGAGPDDNGGACGFKNVNQYPFMSMTSCGNEPLFKDGKGCGSCYQIRCQNNPACSGNPETVIITDMNYYPVAKYHFDLSGTAFGAMARPGLNDQLRHAGIIDIQFRRVPCNFPGLKVNFHVEEGSNPVYFAVLVEYEDLDGDVVQVDLMESKSAYGGATGVWTPMRESWGSIWRLDANHRLQAPFSIRIRSDSGKTLVANNVIPANWSPNSNYRSIVQFS, from the exons ATGGCTGGGGCCAGCGCCAAGGCAGCTGCGATGGTGCTCTCCGTGCTCCTCACGtacgacctcgccgccggcgtcggctaCACCAACGACTGGCTCCCGGCCAAGGCCACCTGGTACGGCCAGCCCAACGGCGCCGGCCCCGACGACAACG GCGGTGCGTGTGGGTTCAAGAACGTGAACCAGTACCCGTTCATGTCGATGACCTCCTGCGGCAACGAGCCGCTGTTCAAGGACGGCAAGGGCTGCGGCTCATGCTACCAG ATAAGATGCCAGAACAACCCCGCCTGCTCCGGCAACCCGGAGACGGTGATCATCACCGACATGAACTACTACCCCGTCGCCAAGTATCACTTCGACCTCAGCGGTACGGCGTTCGGCGCCATGGCCAGGCCCGGCCTCAACGACCAGCTCCGCCACGCCGGCATCATCGACATCCAATTCAGGAG GGTGCCGTGCAACTTCCCGGGGTTGAAGGTGAACTTCCACGTGGAGGAGGGCTCGAACCCGGTGTACTTCGCCGTGCTGGTGGAGTACGAGGacctcgacggcgacgtggtGCAGGTGGACCTGATGGAGTCCAAGTCGGCGtacggcggcgccaccggggTGTGGACGCCGATGCGGGAGTCGTGGGGCTCCATCTGGCGGCTGGACGCCAACCACCGCCTCCAGGCGCCCTTCTCCATCCGCATCCGCAGCGACTCCGGCAAGACGCTCGTCGCCAACAACGTCATCCCGGCCAACTGGTCCCCCAACTCCAACTACCGCTCCATCGTCCAGTTCAGCTGA
- the LOC102706132 gene encoding expansin-B6 isoform X1 — MAAAMPCKVAAVVAVLSVLVVCGAGAGEVNYTASAATAYGSAWLPARATWYGSPTGAGPDDNGGACGFKNVNQYPFMSMTSCGNEPLFKDGKGCGSCYQIRCQNNPACSGNPETVIITDMNYYPVAKYHFDLSGTAFGAMARPGLNDQLRHAGIIDIQFRRVPCNFPGLKVNFHVEEGSNPVYFAVLVEYEDLDGDVVQVDLMESKSAYGGATGVWTPMRESWGSIWRLDANHRLQAPFSIRIRSDSGKTLVANNVIPANWSPNSNYRSIVQFS; from the exons ATGGCAGCTGCAATGCCCTGCAAGGTCGCTGCGGTCGTCGCGGTTCTGTCCGTGCTCGTGGTgtgtggcgccggcgccggggaggtCAACtacaccgcctccgccgccaccgcctacGGCTCCGCCTGGCTCCCCGCCAGGGCCACCTGGTACGGCTCGcccaccggcgccggccccGACGACAACG GCGGTGCGTGTGGGTTCAAGAACGTGAACCAGTACCCGTTCATGTCGATGACCTCCTGCGGCAACGAGCCGCTGTTCAAGGACGGCAAGGGCTGCGGCTCATGCTACCAG ATAAGATGCCAGAACAACCCCGCCTGCTCCGGCAACCCGGAGACGGTGATCATCACCGACATGAACTACTACCCCGTCGCCAAGTATCACTTCGACCTCAGCGGTACGGCGTTCGGCGCCATGGCCAGGCCCGGCCTCAACGACCAGCTCCGCCACGCCGGCATCATCGACATCCAATTCAGGAG GGTGCCGTGCAACTTCCCGGGGTTGAAGGTGAACTTCCACGTGGAGGAGGGCTCGAACCCGGTGTACTTCGCCGTGCTGGTGGAGTACGAGGacctcgacggcgacgtggtGCAGGTGGACCTGATGGAGTCCAAGTCGGCGtacggcggcgccaccggggTGTGGACGCCGATGCGGGAGTCGTGGGGCTCCATCTGGCGGCTGGACGCCAACCACCGCCTCCAGGCGCCCTTCTCCATCCGCATCCGCAGCGACTCCGGCAAGACGCTCGTCGCCAACAACGTCATCCCGGCCAACTGGTCCCCCAACTCCAACTACCGCTCCATCGTCCAGTTCAGCTGA
- the LOC102706132 gene encoding expansin-B2 isoform X3 codes for MAGASAKAAAMVLSVLLTYDLAAGVGYTNDWLPAKATWYGQPNGAGPDDNGGACGFKNTNQYPFMSMTSCGNQPLFLDGQGCGACYQIRCVNNPSCSGRAQTVMITDMNYYPVARYHFDLSGTAFGAMAKPGLNDQLRHAGIIDIQFKRVPCYHRGLNINFHVEDGSNPVYFAVLVEFANKDGTVVQLDLMESRPDGSPTWQWTPMRRSWGSIWRLDSNHRLQAPFSLRMVSESGQTLVADRVIPANWRGNTNYGSRVQFR; via the exons ATGGCTGGGGCCAGCGCCAAGGCAGCTGCGATGGTGCTCTCCGTGCTCCTCACGtacgacctcgccgccggcgtcggctaCACCAACGACTGGCTCCCGGCCAAGGCCACCTGGTACGGCCAGCCCAACGGCGCCGGCCCCGACGACAACG GCGGCGCGTGCGGGTTCAAGAACACCAACCAGTACCCGTTCATGTCCATGACCTCCTGCGGAAACCAGCCCCTGTTCCTGGACGGCCAGGGGTGCGGCGCCTGCTACCAG ATACGGTGCGTGAACAACCCGTCGTGCTCCGGCAGGGCGCAGACGGTGATGATCACCGACATGAACTACTACCCGGTGGCTCGGTACCACTTCGACCTGAGCGGCACGGCGTTCGGCGCCATGGCGAAGCCCGGGCTGAACGACCAGCTCCGGCACGCCGGCATCATCGACATCCAGTTCAAGCGGGTGCCGTGCTACCACCGGGGGCTCAACATCAACTTCCACGTGGAGGACGGCTCCAACCCGGTGTACTTCGCCGTGCTGGTGGAGTTCGCCAACAAGGACGGCACGGTGGTGCAGCTCGACCTCATGGAGTCCCGCCCCGACGGCTCCCCGACGTGGCAGTGGACGCCGATGCGCCGCTCCTGGGGCTCCATCTGGCGCCTCGACTCCAACCACCGCCTCCAGGCGCCCTTCTCCCTCCGCATGGTCAGCGAGTCCGGCCAGACCCTCGTCGCCGACCGCGTCATCCCGGCGAACTGGAGGGGCAACACCAACTACGGCTCACGCGTCCAGTTCCGTTGA